From Dehalococcoidia bacterium, a single genomic window includes:
- the polA gene encoding DNA polymerase I, translating into MGEKTQLLVLLDGHGIIHRSYHAMKEQPLTVRRTGEVISAVYGFANTLLSVLQELKPTHVAVAMDKGRTTFRHRLDPHYKAHRVETPDELRDQIARCRQIIEAFGIPIYEYEGYEADDILGTLARQASAMGVETYLVSLDSDIAQLVGDGVRLWLYRPYQRDSVVYASPEDVRLRYGVLPRQLPDLKALKGDPTDNIPGVPGIGEKTAVRLLQKFGSIEAIYENLEQVEPPKLREALRQHEEQVRRAKLLATIVTDVPVTLDLEAADFRAHYRRQRVLEIFRELEFRSLVPRLPPDQETGPQLPLLEETSVAVERAAVAEGYQVVRDEGLLSHLARRLERAGRFSFDTETTSQEAMRARLVGLSFALPGGEAYYIPVGHQSDAYQLPLGLVLERLRPLLEDERVKKVGHNAKYDIIVLAQEGVWVRGLEFDTMIAAFLLGEGGGGSYRPGEGALSLKWLASRLLGVEMTEISQLIGKPGKGQISMAQVPVEAAARYACADADMALRLSEALASRLREKGMEKLFHEIEMPLVPVLARMELNGVAVDVGVLREMSGVLAEEIGKVEEEIFRMVGHRFNISSPQQLSRVLFDELRLPKTRKLKSGIYSTDAQSLEDLRGAHPVIDLIFEHRELTKLKSTYVDALPALVNPRTGRIHSEFNQTGAATGRITSSNPNLQNIPVRTELGAQIRRAFVARDVGPDPYLLAADYSQIELRIMAHLSQDKTLVEAFLRDEDIHASTASQVFGVPLDQVTPAMRRRAKVFNFGVLYGLSDWGLSVRERIPREEAAEFIRRYFERYPGVRRYIDETVQRTRELGYAETLFGRRRYLPDINSPNQNVRQAAERAAINMPVQGTTADIMKLAMNRIYAEMERRRMRSLMILQVHDELIFECPAQELEEMRAIVLDVMPSVAQLCVPLKVDVKVGKSWGEME; encoded by the coding sequence GCCACCGGCTGGACCCCCATTACAAGGCCCATCGGGTGGAAACGCCCGACGAACTGCGCGATCAGATAGCGCGGTGCCGCCAGATCATCGAGGCCTTCGGCATCCCCATCTACGAATACGAAGGCTACGAGGCCGACGACATCCTGGGGACCTTGGCCCGCCAGGCATCGGCCATGGGGGTGGAGACCTACCTGGTGAGCCTGGACTCGGACATCGCCCAGCTGGTGGGCGATGGCGTACGCCTCTGGCTCTACCGCCCCTACCAGCGGGACTCAGTGGTATACGCTAGTCCCGAGGACGTGCGCCTCCGCTACGGCGTCCTGCCCCGTCAGCTCCCCGACCTGAAGGCCCTCAAGGGGGACCCCACTGATAACATCCCGGGCGTGCCGGGGATCGGAGAGAAGACGGCTGTGCGCCTCCTGCAGAAGTTCGGCTCCATCGAGGCCATATATGAGAATCTGGAGCAGGTGGAACCCCCTAAGCTCCGGGAGGCCCTCCGCCAGCATGAGGAGCAGGTGCGGAGGGCCAAACTGCTGGCCACCATCGTCACCGACGTCCCGGTGACTCTCGACCTGGAGGCGGCTGACTTCCGTGCCCACTACCGGCGCCAGCGTGTCCTAGAGATCTTCCGCGAGCTGGAGTTCCGCAGCCTGGTGCCCCGTCTCCCGCCCGACCAGGAGACAGGGCCTCAGCTCCCCCTTCTGGAGGAGACGTCGGTGGCTGTGGAGAGGGCGGCGGTGGCCGAGGGTTACCAAGTGGTGAGGGATGAAGGCCTTTTGTCCCACCTGGCCCGACGGCTGGAGCGGGCTGGCCGCTTCAGCTTCGATACGGAGACCACCAGCCAGGAGGCCATGCGTGCCCGCCTGGTGGGCCTCTCCTTCGCCCTCCCCGGTGGCGAGGCCTACTACATCCCTGTGGGCCACCAGAGCGATGCTTATCAGCTGCCTTTGGGCCTGGTCCTGGAACGCCTCCGCCCCCTCCTGGAGGACGAGAGGGTCAAGAAAGTAGGGCACAACGCCAAGTACGACATCATCGTCTTGGCCCAGGAAGGGGTGTGGGTGCGGGGCCTGGAGTTCGACACCATGATCGCCGCCTTCCTGCTGGGGGAGGGAGGGGGTGGCAGCTATCGCCCTGGCGAGGGCGCTCTGAGCCTCAAGTGGCTGGCCTCCCGCCTCTTGGGCGTGGAGATGACAGAGATAAGCCAGCTCATAGGCAAGCCGGGCAAGGGCCAGATCTCTATGGCCCAGGTGCCTGTGGAGGCCGCCGCCCGTTACGCCTGCGCCGATGCCGACATGGCCCTGCGCTTGAGCGAGGCCCTGGCCTCCCGTCTCCGGGAAAAGGGTATGGAGAAGCTCTTCCACGAGATCGAGATGCCCCTGGTGCCGGTGCTGGCCCGCATGGAGCTCAACGGGGTGGCCGTGGACGTGGGTGTCCTAAGGGAGATGTCCGGGGTGCTGGCGGAGGAGATCGGCAAGGTGGAGGAGGAGATCTTCCGAATGGTGGGCCATCGCTTCAACATATCCTCCCCCCAGCAGTTGAGCCGTGTCTTGTTCGACGAGCTCCGCCTCCCTAAGACCCGAAAGCTCAAGTCCGGCATCTACTCCACCGATGCCCAGTCGCTGGAGGACTTGCGGGGTGCCCATCCCGTCATCGACCTTATCTTCGAGCACCGGGAGTTGACCAAGCTGAAGAGCACATATGTGGACGCCCTGCCGGCCCTGGTGAACCCTCGCACCGGCCGCATCCACAGCGAGTTTAACCAGACGGGGGCAGCCACCGGCCGTATCACCTCCAGCAACCCCAACCTGCAGAACATCCCGGTGCGCACGGAACTGGGAGCCCAGATCCGCCGCGCCTTTGTGGCCCGGGACGTGGGGCCCGACCCATACCTGCTGGCAGCCGATTATTCCCAGATCGAGCTGCGTATCATGGCCCATCTATCCCAGGACAAGACCTTGGTGGAGGCCTTCCTGCGGGATGAGGACATCCACGCCTCCACCGCCTCCCAGGTCTTCGGTGTCCCTCTGGACCAGGTGACCCCGGCCATGCGGCGGCGGGCCAAGGTGTTTAACTTCGGCGTGCTGTATGGCCTTTCGGACTGGGGGCTCTCGGTGCGGGAACGCATCCCGAGGGAGGAGGCGGCTGAATTCATCCGCCGCTACTTCGAGCGCTACCCCGGCGTGCGCCGCTACATCGACGAGACGGTACAGAGGACGCGGGAGCTGGGCTATGCCGAAACCCTCTTCGGCCGCCGCCGCTACCTGCCGGACATCAACTCCCCCAACCAGAATGTGCGCCAGGCGGCTGAGCGGGCGGCCATCAACATGCCTGTGCAGGGGACCACCGCCGACATCATGAAGCTGGCCATGAACCGCATCTATGCTGAGATGGAGCGCCGCCGTATGCGCTCCCTCATGATCCTGCAGGTGCACGATGAGCTCATCTTCGAATGCCCAGCCCAGGAGCTGGAGGAGATGCGGGCCATCGTCTTGGACGTAATGCCATCTGTGGCCCAGCTCTGCGTCCCCCTCAAGGTGGATGTGAAGGTGGGTAAGAGCTGGGGAGAGATGGAGTAG
- the mutM gene encoding bifunctional DNA-formamidopyrimidine glycosylase/DNA-(apurinic or apyrimidinic site) lyase, whose product MPELPEVETIRRQLHPLVVGRCILEAWLAPQASRLAVSPSDPQALARGLQGRRILDLGRRGKFLLFALDDGRTWVAHLRMTGSLVHRPGLCQGAFLRAALALDDGSHLCYHDQRKLGCMWLVDDPSQVVGHLGPEPLDPALTPEGLWGRLRGRRTAIKAVLLDQRALAGVGNIYADEALFAAGIHPRRSASSLTLEEAERLLVALRVVLEGAIRHGGTTFLTYLDATGAPGSHGEHVRVFRREGKPCPRCGGPIARTKLGGRTTYLCPACQQ is encoded by the coding sequence GTGCCCGAGCTCCCCGAGGTAGAGACCATTCGGCGCCAACTCCATCCGCTGGTGGTGGGGAGGTGCATTCTCGAGGCCTGGCTCGCTCCCCAGGCCTCCCGTCTAGCCGTCTCGCCTTCCGATCCTCAGGCCCTGGCGCGTGGCCTGCAAGGGCGGCGCATCCTAGACCTAGGCCGCCGTGGCAAGTTCCTTCTCTTCGCCCTCGATGATGGGCGCACGTGGGTGGCCCACCTGCGCATGACGGGCTCCCTCGTCCACCGGCCAGGGCTATGCCAGGGGGCCTTTCTACGGGCTGCCTTGGCCCTGGACGACGGTTCCCACCTCTGTTACCACGACCAGCGCAAGCTGGGGTGCATGTGGCTGGTGGACGACCCCTCCCAGGTGGTGGGCCACCTGGGGCCCGAACCTCTGGACCCGGCGTTAACCCCCGAGGGGTTGTGGGGGCGCCTGAGAGGCAGGCGGACGGCCATCAAGGCTGTGCTGCTAGATCAGAGGGCCCTGGCTGGGGTGGGCAATATCTATGCCGATGAGGCCCTCTTTGCGGCGGGCATCCATCCCCGTCGCTCTGCCTCATCCCTCACGCTGGAGGAGGCGGAGCGTCTGTTGGTGGCCCTGAGGGTGGTGCTGGAGGGGGCCATACGCCACGGCGGCACCACCTTTCTGACGTATTTGGATGCTACCGGTGCCCCTGGCTCCCATGGGGAGCATGTGCGGGTCTTCCGGCGGGAGGGGAAGCCCTGCCCGCGGTGCGGAGGGCCCATAGCCCGCACCAAGTTAGGGGGCCGCACCACCTATCTCTGCCCGGCCTGTCAGCAGTGA